A genomic segment from Ciconia boyciana chromosome 5, ASM3463844v1, whole genome shotgun sequence encodes:
- the PIGY gene encoding phosphatidylinositol N-acetylglucosaminyltransferase subunit Y — MAGGGMLPSLPTLTVLVPLLSLAGLFYSASVDETFPQGCTSTNSLCFYSLLLPVTIPVYVFFHLWTWMGIKLFRHN; from the coding sequence ATGGCCGGCGGAGGCatgctcccttccctgcccacaCTGACTGTACTTGTTCCCCTCCTGTCCCTAGCAGGCTTGTTTTACTCAGCCAGCGTAGATGAAACCTTCCCACAGGGCTGCACCAGCACAAACAGCTTATGTTTCTACagtctcctccttcctgttaCAATACCGGTTTATGTATTCTTCCACCTGTGGACCTGGATGGGGATTAAGCTTTTTAGGCACAATTAG
- the PYURF gene encoding protein preY, mitochondrial yields the protein MLRGGGRGAAAVLRRAAAGGRAASGGGQGQDPGQGQASGSGSARPQPLEPSLLRFLVCPLSKRPLRYEEATNELINEELGIAYPIIDGIPNMIPEAARTTRKKPPAEGLKQP from the exons AtgctgcgcggcggcgggcgcggcgcggcggctgTGCTGCGGAGGGCGGCAGCGGGCGGCCGCGCAgcgagcggcggcgggcagggccagGACCCGGGCCAGGGGCAGGCCTCGGGTTCGGGCTCAGCGCGGCCGCAGCCGCTGGAGCCGTCGCTGCTGCGCTTCCTGGTGTGCCCGCTCTCCAAGCGGCCGCTGAG GTACGAAGAAGCTACCAACGAGCTCATTAACGAGGAGCTGGGCATTGCATACCCCATTATCGACGGCATCCCGAACATGATCCCAGAGGCTGCCAGGACGACTCGGAAGAAGCCCCCAGCTGAGGGCTTGAAGCAGCCCTGA